The Phacochoerus africanus isolate WHEZ1 chromosome 15, ROS_Pafr_v1, whole genome shotgun sequence genome has a segment encoding these proteins:
- the RAB35 gene encoding ras-related protein Rab-35 isoform X1, which translates to MARDYDHLFKLLIIGDSGVGKSSLLLRFADNTFSGSYITTIGVDFKIRTVEINGEKVKLQIWDTAGQERFRTITSTYYRGTHGVIVVYDVTSAESFVNVKRWLHEINQNCDDVCRILVGNKNDDPERKVVETEDAYKFAGQMGIQLFETSAKENVNVEEMFNCITELVLRAKKDNLAKQQQQQQNDVVKLTKNSKRKKRCC; encoded by the exons ATGGCCCGGGACTACGACCACCTCTTCAAGCTGCTCATCATCGGCGACAGCG GTGTGGGCAAGAGCAGTTTACTCTTACGATTTGCAGACAACACTTTCTCAG GCAGTTACATCACCACGATTGGCGTGGATTTCAAGATTCGGACCGTAGAGATCAACGGGGAGAAAGTGAAGCTGCAGATCTGGGACACGGCTGGGCAGGAGCGCTTCCGCACCATCACCTCCAC GTATTATCGGGGGACCCACGGGGTCATTGTGGTTTATGACGTCACCAGTGCTGAATCGTTCGTCAACGTCAAGCGGTGGCTTCACGAAATCAACCAGAACTGTGATGACGTGTGCCGGATACTAG TGGGGAATAAGAATGACGACCCTGAACGAAAGGTGGTGGAGACAGAAGATGCCTACAAATTCGCCGGGCAAATGGGAATCCAGTTGTTTGAGACCAGTGCTAAAGAGAATGTCAATGTGGAAGAG atgtTCAACTGCATCACAGAGCTGGTCCTCCGAGCAAAGAAAGACAACTTAgcaaaacagcagcagcagcaacagaacGATGTGGTGAAGCTCACAAAGAACAGTAAACGAAAGAAACGCTGCTGCTAA
- the RAB35 gene encoding ras-related protein Rab-35 isoform X2 — MARDYDHLFKLLIIGDSGVGKSSLLLRFADNTFSGSYITTIGVDFKIRTVEINGEKVKLQIWDTAGQERFRTITSTYYRGTHGVIVVYDVTSAESFVNVKRWLHEINQNCDDVCRILDVQLHHRAGPPSKERQLSKTAAAATERCGEAHKEQ, encoded by the exons ATGGCCCGGGACTACGACCACCTCTTCAAGCTGCTCATCATCGGCGACAGCG GTGTGGGCAAGAGCAGTTTACTCTTACGATTTGCAGACAACACTTTCTCAG GCAGTTACATCACCACGATTGGCGTGGATTTCAAGATTCGGACCGTAGAGATCAACGGGGAGAAAGTGAAGCTGCAGATCTGGGACACGGCTGGGCAGGAGCGCTTCCGCACCATCACCTCCAC GTATTATCGGGGGACCCACGGGGTCATTGTGGTTTATGACGTCACCAGTGCTGAATCGTTCGTCAACGTCAAGCGGTGGCTTCACGAAATCAACCAGAACTGTGATGACGTGTGCCGGATACTAG atgtTCAACTGCATCACAGAGCTGGTCCTCCGAGCAAAGAAAGACAACTTAgcaaaacagcagcagcagcaacagaacGATGTGGTGAAGCTCACAAAGAACAGTAA